A window of Enterobacter ludwigii genomic DNA:
TGCAGCGGGGTGCCGAGCCAGTGTGGGGCAAAGGCGATAAGCAGAATAAAGCCGACGTAGATAATCAGCATGATGATGGAAAGGATGAAGGCAAACCGTTGCCGTTTATCGACGAGCTCCCTGTAGTGCGCACTATTCTCTATCTGCTGACAAATATCGTTATTCATCACAGAGTCTCCAGAAGTAT
This region includes:
- a CDS encoding DUF485 domain-containing protein yields the protein MNNDICQQIENSAHYRELVDKRQRFAFILSIIMLIIYVGFILLIAFAPHWLGTPLHEGTSVTRGIPIGIGVIVISFVLTGVYVWRANGEFDRLNKAVLQEVKAS